One window of the Candidatus Microbacterium colombiense genome contains the following:
- a CDS encoding TetR family transcriptional regulator, with translation MARPPRSSDAELLDRIVAALAQRTSTEPWKLDEIAPAAGISAAGLIKRFGSKERLLLALSRRWIDGIPRAPIDPERARDELHSYGHAHFATASSSAAIAGLGELMRDLWSPEAAELLREGWTRQAHYLESLLAHLSLRADVDLRAASLLMLDALHGSLYRQAVSLDPTSPESTIDTLVKGWT, from the coding sequence ATGGCTCGTCCCCCTCGCTCCTCCGACGCTGAGCTGCTGGATCGCATAGTTGCAGCCCTCGCTCAGCGCACGTCGACCGAACCCTGGAAGCTCGATGAGATCGCGCCGGCGGCGGGGATCAGCGCCGCGGGTCTGATCAAGCGGTTCGGATCGAAAGAGCGCCTGCTCCTCGCCCTCTCGCGGCGATGGATCGACGGCATCCCTCGCGCGCCGATCGACCCGGAGCGTGCGCGGGATGAGCTCCACTCGTACGGGCACGCGCACTTCGCGACGGCCTCGTCTTCTGCGGCGATCGCGGGGCTCGGTGAGCTGATGCGTGATCTGTGGTCGCCTGAGGCGGCAGAGCTGCTCCGAGAGGGGTGGACCCGACAGGCTCACTATCTCGAGTCACTGCTCGCACACCTGTCGCTCCGCGCCGACGTCGATCTCCGTGCCGCGTCTCTGCTGATGCTCGACGCCCTGCACGGAAGTCTGTACCGGCAGGCGGTCTCGCTCGATCCCACCTCGCCGGAATCCACCATCGACACCCTCGTGAAAGGCTGGACATGA
- a CDS encoding dihydrofolate reductase family protein has protein sequence MNLDRSWRGCVFIGTSLDGYIAKPDGDLSWLTEPEHRAHIAEEGAHPGLIWETFFPTVDALVMGRTTYDTVSGFDEWPFDGATVVVLSTTLTESEHARIARSVDEVSAILAEVEAKRVYVDGGRTIQSFLAAGLIDEITVSIAPILLGRGSRLFGDLDRDVLLTLRGHHSTGGDGLVRITYDVVPR, from the coding sequence ATGAACCTCGATCGCTCCTGGCGCGGATGCGTCTTCATCGGAACGAGCCTCGACGGCTACATCGCCAAACCCGATGGCGACCTCTCCTGGCTCACGGAACCGGAGCACCGAGCGCACATCGCCGAAGAGGGAGCGCACCCGGGGCTGATCTGGGAGACCTTCTTCCCGACGGTCGACGCGCTCGTCATGGGGCGCACCACCTACGACACGGTGTCGGGCTTCGATGAGTGGCCCTTCGATGGAGCGACCGTCGTGGTGCTCAGCACGACTCTCACCGAGAGCGAGCATGCCCGGATCGCCCGCTCGGTCGACGAGGTCAGCGCCATCCTCGCGGAGGTCGAGGCGAAGCGCGTCTACGTCGATGGCGGGCGCACCATCCAGTCCTTCCTCGCCGCAGGGCTCATCGATGAGATCACCGTCTCGATCGCTCCCATCCTGCTCGGACGTGGGAGCCGGCTCTTCGGCGACCTCGATCGCGACGTTCTGCTCACCCTGCGCGGGCATCACTCCACGGGTGGGGATGGCCTCGTGCGCATCACCTACGACGTGGTGCCGAGGTAG
- a CDS encoding ABC transporter ATP-binding protein, whose translation MMNNLAVEVSQLRVQRGKTPVFDGIDLAIPRGQITGLLGPSGCGKTTLMRSIVGVQRIASGHVTVLGEPGGSRQLRHRVAYGTQGAAVYGDLTVRQNLSYFAALLKAPNGDVDRVIADVGLGPQSGQLVDSLSGGQSTRVSLAMALIGSPELVVLDEPTVGLDPLLRSELWELFRGLADRGVTLIVSSHVMDEALRCDRLLLLREGRIIADTTPRALLADTGTDDPEAAFLALIERDRSLSPDTRRSRREARRDDEEAAS comes from the coding sequence ATGATGAATAATCTCGCGGTCGAGGTGTCTCAGCTGCGTGTGCAGCGCGGGAAGACACCGGTGTTCGACGGGATCGACCTCGCGATCCCGCGGGGGCAGATCACCGGGTTGCTCGGACCCTCCGGATGCGGCAAGACCACGCTCATGCGCTCGATCGTCGGCGTGCAGCGCATCGCATCCGGCCACGTGACGGTGCTCGGTGAGCCCGGCGGTTCGCGGCAGCTGCGGCACCGTGTGGCCTACGGCACCCAGGGCGCCGCGGTGTACGGCGACCTGACCGTGCGGCAGAACCTGTCGTACTTCGCGGCGCTGCTGAAGGCGCCGAACGGCGACGTCGACCGGGTCATCGCCGACGTCGGCCTCGGCCCCCAGTCCGGCCAGCTCGTCGACTCCCTCAGCGGCGGGCAGTCGACGCGGGTCTCGCTCGCGATGGCGCTGATCGGATCGCCCGAGCTCGTGGTGCTGGACGAGCCGACCGTCGGTCTCGACCCGCTGCTGCGGTCCGAGCTGTGGGAGCTTTTCCGCGGTCTCGCCGACCGCGGCGTCACCCTCATCGTCTCGAGTCATGTGATGGACGAAGCCCTCCGCTGCGACCGACTGCTGCTTCTGCGTGAAGGCAGGATCATCGCCGACACCACGCCGCGCGCGCTGCTGGCCGACACCGGAACCGACGATCCCGAGGCCGCGTTCCTGGCCTTGATCGAACGGGATCGGTCTCTCTCCCCCGACACGAGGCGATCCCGTCGAGAGGCGCGGCGCGACGACGAGGAGGCGGCCTCGTGA
- a CDS encoding ABC transporter permease, producing the protein MNGLRTFATAGRVLTQLRHDPRSIVLMLIAPSLLVGLFAWLFSDQKGVFDQFGGAILALFPFIVMFLITSITTLRERRSGTLERLMTTPLGKADFILGYALAFGLMALLQAVITVSFAVGVCGLDVDGPLWQLGLVAVVDALLGTALGLLASAFAQTEFQAVQFMPLLVFPQIILGGLFMPRDQMPDVLHAISDWLPLSYAIDTINAVAAGDEGWDVFGPLLVVVAFAVGALILAALTLRRRTR; encoded by the coding sequence GTGAACGGGCTGCGGACGTTCGCGACCGCCGGCCGCGTCCTGACTCAGCTGCGCCACGACCCCCGCTCGATCGTGCTCATGCTCATCGCGCCCAGCCTGCTCGTCGGGCTGTTCGCCTGGCTGTTCAGCGATCAGAAGGGCGTGTTCGATCAGTTCGGCGGAGCGATTCTGGCGCTCTTCCCGTTCATCGTGATGTTCCTGATCACCTCGATCACGACGCTGCGTGAGCGGCGCTCCGGCACGCTCGAGCGACTCATGACCACCCCGCTCGGCAAGGCCGACTTCATCCTCGGCTACGCGCTCGCCTTCGGGCTGATGGCGCTGCTGCAGGCCGTGATCACGGTGTCGTTCGCGGTGGGCGTGTGCGGTCTCGATGTCGACGGACCGCTGTGGCAGCTCGGGCTGGTCGCGGTCGTCGACGCGCTGCTCGGCACGGCTCTCGGACTGCTGGCGAGCGCTTTCGCCCAGACCGAGTTCCAGGCCGTGCAGTTCATGCCCCTGCTCGTGTTCCCGCAGATCATCCTCGGCGGTCTCTTCATGCCCCGCGATCAGATGCCCGACGTGCTCCACGCCATCTCCGATTGGCTGCCGCTGAGCTATGCGATCGACACGATCAATGCGGTCGCCGCGGGTGATGAGGGGTGGGACGTGTTCGGTCCGCTGCTCGTCGTCGTCGCCTTCGCGGTGGGCGCGCTCATCCTCGCAGCGCTGACACTGCGCCGCCGCACCCGCTGA
- the hrpB gene encoding ATP-dependent helicase HrpB, with the protein MTSAAFDLAAIGAGLSFAAALDELSTTLDTSTSAVVSAPPGTGKTTLVPPLLASRSRGRVIVTQPRRVAARAAARRLAQLDGSPLGSRVGFTVRGERVVGKDTRVEFVTAGVLLRRLLDDPDLTGVDAVIIDEVHERALETDLLIGLLSEVRELRDDLVLIAMSATLDAARIATVIGTDGQPAPIVDHDVPAFPLMERWAPSPTPRLDERGVTWGFLDHVAHTAASAATDLMRDDPAADVLVFAPGAREVSEIARRIRAATRSFDVRELHGQMPAAEQDAVIRGRLPQEPPRIIVSTSLAESSLTVPGVRLIVDTCLARAPQRDAARGMTGLVTTAASRSSCVQRAGRATRQGPGTVVRCVDERTYAAAPTRPTPEIASSDLADAALLLACWGAPGGIGLRLIDALPADSLADATAVLRGLGAIDDEGRATEEGRALARIPTDPRLARALRDGSPVVGARLAAEVVAVLGGDVRAADSDVAQTLIALRGGRTPEARRWRSDADRLERLTTPTPGVRSDLDGVGLVIALAFPDRVARRVDRSAGGATFLLASGTRAGVTGALAAVEWLAIADVARASGRAAAGSGAIVRSAATLSEEQMERAASHLITDRVEAEFVGGRVQARRERRVGAILRSSAPVRASADEGRDAVRRTLRRDGLGLFPWSAAASELRSRLALLRRELGTPWPDVSDEGLLATLDAWLAPELDSLAAGTPAARLDLTSALRRLLPWPEAGRLEELVPERLEVPSGSRIRIAYPAFDDPDAPPVVAVKLQECFGWAQTPRLVDGRVPVLFHLLSPGGRPVAVTDDLTSFWSGPYAQVRAEMRGRYPKHPWPEDPWAAVPTRHTKNRAAR; encoded by the coding sequence ATGACGTCCGCCGCGTTCGACCTCGCCGCCATCGGCGCGGGACTCTCGTTCGCGGCAGCCCTCGACGAGCTGTCGACGACGCTCGACACGAGCACGTCAGCGGTGGTGAGCGCTCCTCCCGGAACCGGGAAGACCACGCTCGTGCCACCGCTGCTCGCCTCGCGTTCGAGGGGTCGGGTCATCGTCACGCAGCCGCGTCGCGTCGCCGCCCGTGCCGCAGCGCGCCGACTCGCGCAGCTCGACGGCTCACCCCTCGGCAGCCGCGTGGGATTCACCGTGCGCGGCGAGCGCGTCGTCGGCAAGGACACGAGGGTCGAGTTCGTCACGGCCGGGGTGCTGCTGCGGCGCCTGCTGGACGACCCGGATCTCACCGGCGTGGATGCCGTGATCATCGACGAGGTGCACGAGCGAGCGCTCGAGACCGATCTGCTGATCGGCCTGCTCTCGGAGGTGCGGGAGCTGCGAGACGACCTGGTGCTCATCGCCATGTCGGCGACCCTCGATGCCGCACGGATCGCCACCGTCATCGGCACGGACGGCCAGCCCGCGCCGATCGTCGACCATGACGTGCCCGCCTTCCCGCTCATGGAGCGCTGGGCGCCCAGCCCCACCCCGCGCCTCGACGAGCGCGGAGTCACCTGGGGATTCCTCGATCATGTCGCCCACACCGCGGCATCCGCCGCCACCGACCTCATGCGCGACGACCCCGCCGCCGACGTGCTCGTCTTCGCGCCGGGCGCACGCGAGGTATCGGAGATCGCGCGCCGCATCCGCGCAGCGACCCGCTCCTTCGATGTGCGGGAGCTGCACGGCCAGATGCCGGCGGCCGAGCAGGATGCCGTGATCCGCGGCCGCCTCCCACAGGAGCCACCGCGCATCATCGTCTCGACCTCGCTCGCCGAGTCGTCGCTCACGGTGCCCGGCGTGCGGCTGATCGTGGACACATGCCTGGCGCGGGCTCCACAGCGTGATGCTGCGCGAGGTATGACAGGGCTGGTGACCACGGCGGCCTCACGTTCCTCGTGCGTGCAGCGCGCCGGCCGTGCCACCCGCCAGGGCCCGGGCACCGTCGTCCGCTGCGTCGATGAACGCACCTACGCCGCCGCCCCCACCCGCCCGACGCCCGAGATCGCATCGAGCGACCTCGCCGATGCGGCCCTGCTGCTGGCCTGCTGGGGCGCACCGGGCGGCATCGGCCTGCGGCTGATCGACGCCCTTCCCGCCGACAGCCTTGCGGACGCCACCGCGGTGCTGCGCGGCCTCGGCGCGATCGACGACGAGGGTCGTGCGACCGAAGAGGGTCGCGCTCTGGCCCGCATCCCGACCGACCCGCGCCTCGCCCGCGCCCTGCGCGACGGCAGTCCTGTGGTGGGCGCTCGACTGGCCGCCGAGGTCGTCGCAGTACTGGGCGGTGATGTGCGCGCCGCAGACTCCGATGTCGCACAGACGCTGATCGCCCTGCGGGGCGGCCGTACACCGGAGGCACGCCGGTGGCGGAGCGACGCGGACCGCCTCGAACGCCTGACGACGCCGACTCCGGGCGTGCGCTCGGATCTCGACGGCGTCGGCCTGGTGATCGCCCTGGCCTTCCCGGATCGGGTCGCCCGCCGCGTCGACCGCAGTGCCGGCGGGGCCACCTTCCTGCTCGCCTCCGGAACCCGCGCGGGGGTGACCGGCGCACTCGCAGCGGTCGAGTGGCTGGCGATCGCCGATGTCGCGCGAGCGTCCGGGCGAGCGGCCGCCGGATCGGGCGCGATCGTGCGGTCGGCAGCGACGCTCTCCGAGGAGCAGATGGAGCGGGCGGCGAGTCACCTGATCACCGACCGCGTCGAGGCCGAGTTCGTCGGAGGCCGCGTGCAGGCTCGACGCGAGCGGCGCGTGGGCGCGATCCTGCGCTCGTCGGCACCGGTGCGCGCGTCGGCCGACGAGGGGCGCGACGCCGTGCGCCGCACACTCCGGCGCGACGGGCTGGGGCTGTTCCCGTGGTCGGCGGCGGCGTCCGAACTGAGGAGCCGCCTGGCCCTGCTGCGCCGCGAACTCGGGACGCCCTGGCCGGACGTGTCTGATGAGGGCCTCCTCGCGACCCTCGATGCGTGGCTCGCGCCGGAGCTCGACTCTCTGGCGGCCGGCACCCCGGCGGCGCGGCTGGATCTGACCTCGGCGCTACGCCGACTGCTGCCATGGCCCGAGGCGGGGCGGCTCGAGGAACTCGTGCCGGAGCGCCTCGAGGTGCCCAGCGGATCCCGCATCCGCATCGCCTACCCCGCTTTCGATGATCCGGATGCACCGCCCGTCGTCGCGGTGAAGCTGCAGGAGTGCTTCGGCTGGGCGCAGACGCCGCGCCTCGTCGACGGTCGCGTGCCCGTGCTCTTCCACCTGCTCTCCCCCGGCGGGCGTCCGGTCGCCGTGACCGATGACCTCACCTCGTTCTGGTCGGGCCCGTACGCCCAGGTGCGCGCCGAGATGCGCGGGCGCTACCCGAAGCATCCCTGGCCGGAGGACCCCTGGGCTGCCGTTCCGACCAGGCACACCAAGAACCGCGCCGCCCGCTAG